The following proteins are co-located in the Calditrichota bacterium genome:
- a CDS encoding response regulator — protein MEATVYILEDDPDIAEILRHNLGQEGFAVEVFADGDAGLAAIEERPPDVVLLDLMLPGRSGWEIARYLRRREETAALPIIMITARSEEADILQGLEQGADDYITKPFRPREVVARVKAVLRRHRQGADELFTWRDLQVNFSRHRVTGAGKEIVLTAKEFLLLRALLMAKGRVLSRQQLLDHVWGYDYYGGQRTVDVHIRRLREKLGPWAKLVVTVKGFGYRADIEE, from the coding sequence ATGGAGGCAACCGTTTACATCCTTGAGGACGATCCCGATATCGCCGAGATCCTGCGGCACAACCTTGGCCAGGAAGGGTTTGCCGTCGAGGTGTTTGCCGATGGCGATGCGGGCTTGGCGGCGATCGAGGAGCGGCCGCCCGACGTGGTGCTGCTGGACCTGATGCTCCCAGGCCGCAGCGGGTGGGAGATCGCGCGGTACCTACGGCGCCGCGAAGAGACCGCTGCGCTGCCCATCATCATGATCACGGCGCGCTCGGAAGAGGCCGATATTCTGCAAGGTCTTGAGCAGGGAGCCGATGACTACATCACCAAGCCATTTCGCCCCCGGGAGGTGGTGGCACGCGTCAAGGCCGTGTTGCGCCGCCACCGCCAGGGCGCCGACGAGCTCTTCACGTGGCGCGACCTGCAAGTCAACTTCTCCCGTCACCGCGTTACCGGCGCCGGCAAGGAAATCGTGCTCACCGCGAAGGAATTCCTCCTGCTGCGGGCGTTGCTTATGGCCAAAGGTCGCGTGCTCTCGCGGCAGCAGCTCTTGGACCACGTTTGGGGGTACGACTACTACGGCGGCCAGCGCACTGTGGACGTGCACATTAGGCGGTTGCGCGAAAAGCTGGGCCCGTGGGCAAAGCTGGTGGTCACCGTCAAGGGATTCGGCTATCGGGCCGACATAGAGGAGTAA